Proteins encoded by one window of Pseudochaenichthys georgianus chromosome 9, fPseGeo1.2, whole genome shotgun sequence:
- the LOC117453036 gene encoding uncharacterized protein isoform X2, translating to METERTRPMFPWYKERLETKYLKAPANKIFLVGSCCRLANMRLDDFSECSADLSRNQRAVSSVIFQRDTSNHNSSSQKHIKGLSKEHTCFSKQMIQKQIRRDYVAAVEEKLKQHPLAMFPHYRDHMTPELFDNVVSVLDPDIGEYSASALPTPTGDHAEDEGEESCTVPRKDEGKRVKQGSSADTIPAVQHESHRNPYILQMNENGSKKGRTGKLYQLSKHKDMKAAATIFSRWFTSPDEETNITESAVH from the exons ATGGAAACAGAACGCACGCGGCCAATGTTCCCATG GTACAAGGAGAGGTTGGAGACCAAGTATCTTAAAGCCCCAGCAAACAAGATTTTCTTGGTCGGCAGTTGTTGCCGTTTGGCCAACATGAGACTCGATGACTTCAGTGAGTGCTCGGCAGATTTATCCAGGAACCAGAGAGCTGTCTCATCGGTTATTTTCCAGCGTGACACTTCAAACCACAACTCCAGCAGTCAAAAGCATATAAAGGGCCTCTCTAAAGAACACACTTGCTTTTCAAAGCAGATGATCCAAAAACAGATTCGCAGAGATTATGTGGCTGCTGTGGAGGAGAAACTCAAACAGCATCCTTTGGCTATGTTCCCGCACTATAGAGATCACATGACCCCAGAG TTATTCGATAATGTGGTATCCGTTTTGGACCCAGACATAGGCGAATACAGTGCCTCTGCACTTCCTACGCCTACAGGAGACCATGCGGAGGACGAAGGTGAAGAAAGCTGTACAGTGCCAAGGAAGGATGAAGGGAAAAGAGTAAAACAGGGATCTTCTGCTGATACAAT CCCTGCTGTCCAACATGAAAGTCACAGAAACCCTTATATCCTACAAATGAATGAGAATGGCTCCAAGAAAGGCCGGACGGGCAAACTATATCAACTCAGCAAACACAAGGACATGAAAGCAGCCGCCACCATATTCAGCAGATGGTTTACCTCTCCC GATGAAGAGACCAATATTACTGAATCTGCAGTACACTGA
- the LOC117453036 gene encoding uncharacterized protein isoform X1, protein METERTRPMFPWYKERLETKYLKAPANKIFLVGSCCRLANMRLDDFSECSADLSRNQRAVSSVIFQRDTSNHNSSSQKHIKGLSKEHTCFSKQMIQKQIRRDYVAAVEEKLKQHPLAMFPHYRDHMTPELFDNVVSVLDPDIGEYSASALPTPTGDHAEDEGEESCTVPRKDEGKRVKQGSSADTISPAVQHESHRNPYILQMNENGSKKGRTGKLYQLSKHKDMKAAATIFSRWFTSPDEETNITESAVH, encoded by the exons ATGGAAACAGAACGCACGCGGCCAATGTTCCCATG GTACAAGGAGAGGTTGGAGACCAAGTATCTTAAAGCCCCAGCAAACAAGATTTTCTTGGTCGGCAGTTGTTGCCGTTTGGCCAACATGAGACTCGATGACTTCAGTGAGTGCTCGGCAGATTTATCCAGGAACCAGAGAGCTGTCTCATCGGTTATTTTCCAGCGTGACACTTCAAACCACAACTCCAGCAGTCAAAAGCATATAAAGGGCCTCTCTAAAGAACACACTTGCTTTTCAAAGCAGATGATCCAAAAACAGATTCGCAGAGATTATGTGGCTGCTGTGGAGGAGAAACTCAAACAGCATCCTTTGGCTATGTTCCCGCACTATAGAGATCACATGACCCCAGAG TTATTCGATAATGTGGTATCCGTTTTGGACCCAGACATAGGCGAATACAGTGCCTCTGCACTTCCTACGCCTACAGGAGACCATGCGGAGGACGAAGGTGAAGAAAGCTGTACAGTGCCAAGGAAGGATGAAGGGAAAAGAGTAAAACAGGGATCTTCTGCTGATACAAT CAGCCCTGCTGTCCAACATGAAAGTCACAGAAACCCTTATATCCTACAAATGAATGAGAATGGCTCCAAGAAAGGCCGGACGGGCAAACTATATCAACTCAGCAAACACAAGGACATGAAAGCAGCCGCCACCATATTCAGCAGATGGTTTACCTCTCCC GATGAAGAGACCAATATTACTGAATCTGCAGTACACTGA